A region from the Verrucomicrobiia bacterium genome encodes:
- a CDS encoding sugar phosphate isomerase/epimerase family protein, whose protein sequence is MKLPFGISQFTTSPLTFEEDLDLYQDCGIDYIEVCEDKMDEIDPQPQIMALLESGLSVESIQPRLHSVFPLQTQPEPYDSLTRVEAFRETIETFAPHFPGVTFITVTGQAPGGNFKEAYAEAGRFYRELGIIAEANGVSIALEPLNPISMNVDSFICSLAHARRLIDAAASPAFGLCIDTWHLWEDESIAYHLREIAPKIFAVHLSDWRTPRSPRDRKLPGDGIIPLQTFLRTIHDSGYDGIYTLELFSDLTFTDSLWRQPRQTIDMGRAKFAQLWSELTGWTESQKSDAASLNGRISVLA, encoded by the coding sequence GTGAAACTTCCTTTCGGCATCAGCCAATTCACCACGTCACCGCTTACCTTCGAAGAAGATCTAGATCTTTATCAGGACTGCGGCATTGATTACATAGAAGTGTGCGAAGACAAAATGGATGAGATAGATCCGCAGCCTCAGATCATGGCACTGCTGGAATCCGGTCTCTCCGTGGAAAGCATCCAACCTCGTCTCCACTCTGTCTTCCCTTTGCAGACACAACCCGAACCCTACGACAGCCTCACCCGTGTCGAGGCCTTTCGCGAAACGATCGAGACCTTCGCACCCCATTTTCCCGGCGTCACCTTCATCACCGTCACCGGCCAGGCACCGGGTGGTAATTTCAAGGAAGCCTACGCCGAAGCAGGCCGCTTCTATCGCGAGCTCGGCATCATCGCCGAAGCCAATGGGGTGAGCATTGCACTCGAGCCTTTGAATCCAATCTCCATGAATGTGGACTCGTTCATCTGCTCGCTCGCACACGCACGACGCCTCATTGACGCCGCCGCCAGCCCTGCCTTCGGCCTATGCATTGATACATGGCATTTGTGGGAAGATGAGTCCATCGCCTACCATCTGCGCGAGATCGCCCCAAAAATATTCGCCGTTCATCTCAGTGACTGGCGCACACCGCGTTCTCCACGCGATCGCAAATTGCCCGGTGACGGCATCATCCCGCTCCAAACTTTCCTCCGCACCATTCATGACAGCGGCTACGATGGTATCTATACATTGGAACTCTTCTCCGACCTCACTTTCACAGACTCTCTCTGGAGACAACCTCGACAAACTATAGACATGGGTCGCGCAAAATTCGCACAACTCTGGTCTGAACTCACCGGTTGGACAGAATCGCAAAAATCGGATGCGGCTTCGTTGAATGGTCGCATTTCAGTGCTAGCTTGA
- a CDS encoding DUF2934 domain-containing protein: MRNRTKKAPAAQQSEISPIGNAQKIQQRAYELFLQRGQQPGNELEDWLQAEREVCAPEHHHETA; this comes from the coding sequence ATGAGAAACCGCACGAAGAAAGCCCCGGCAGCACAACAAAGCGAGATCAGCCCTATCGGCAATGCGCAAAAGATTCAACAGCGCGCCTATGAGCTTTTCCTGCAACGTGGCCAGCAACCCGGCAATGAACTGGAAGATTGGTTGCAGGCTGAACGCGAAGTCTGCGCTCCTGAGCATCACCACGAGACTGCCTGA
- a CDS encoding alpha/beta hydrolase — translation MHKLAFLFVLIAAMQIGRAADLRLEDVPYPFPVKTYKLSTQQQDLEMSYMDVAPSGQSRGTILLLHGKNFNGAYWEETANALSAQGYRVIIPDQIGFGKSSKPNRYQYSFHQLAQNTHSLLTNLNVSEVHILGHSMGGMLAIRMALLYPESTKSLTLVNPIGLEDWQMKGVPYQTPDQWYQQEFKQTAEKIRTYQKENYYHGEWNPHYERWVEQAAATLRSPNYSTIAWNQALAYEMIYTQPVCHEFSRIKVPTLLIIGQKDRTAIGANLASADVRQTLGDYPKLGRATALKIPNSTLAELEGIGHVPHIENFGRFIEPLKTFLASK, via the coding sequence ATGCATAAGCTCGCTTTTCTATTTGTACTGATCGCCGCCATGCAAATCGGTCGTGCGGCCGATCTCCGCCTTGAGGACGTCCCTTATCCTTTCCCCGTTAAGACGTACAAGCTTTCCACCCAGCAGCAGGATCTGGAAATGAGTTACATGGACGTGGCTCCCTCCGGTCAAAGCCGCGGCACCATCCTGCTGTTGCATGGAAAGAATTTTAACGGTGCGTATTGGGAAGAAACAGCGAACGCGCTTTCCGCCCAAGGCTACCGCGTCATCATTCCAGACCAGATCGGTTTCGGTAAATCCTCCAAACCGAACCGCTACCAATACAGCTTCCATCAACTGGCGCAAAATACGCACTCGCTCCTGACGAATCTCAACGTCTCGGAAGTGCATATTCTCGGCCACTCCATGGGCGGAATGCTCGCCATCCGCATGGCGCTGCTGTATCCGGAAAGCACCAAGAGCCTAACGCTCGTAAACCCTATCGGCCTCGAAGATTGGCAAATGAAAGGTGTGCCCTATCAAACTCCTGACCAATGGTATCAGCAGGAATTCAAGCAAACCGCCGAGAAAATCCGCACGTATCAGAAAGAAAATTACTACCATGGCGAATGGAATCCTCACTACGAACGCTGGGTGGAACAAGCCGCCGCAACTCTGCGCAGCCCCAACTACTCCACTATCGCGTGGAACCAGGCTCTCGCTTACGAGATGATCTACACCCAACCGGTCTGTCACGAATTCAGCCGCATCAAAGTTCCCACTCTACTGATCATCGGCCAGAAAGACCGCACCGCCATTGGCGCAAACCTCGCTTCTGCCGATGTGCGTCAAACCTTGGGCGACTATCCTAAACTGGGACGCGCAACGGCCCTCAAGATCCCAAATTCCACGCTCGCAGAACTCGAAGGCATCGGTCACGTCCCGCACATCGAGAACTTTGGCCGGTTCATCGAACCGCTGAAAACTTTTCTCGCGAGCAAATAA
- a CDS encoding NAD(P)/FAD-dependent oxidoreductase gives MRHGKSVIVIGGGISGLAAAHELLQDGCRVTVLEAKNRLGGRIHTLHDTSCPIELGAEFVHGRSEPFLSFLKEAHIPIEQGPEDNHVLTNGQLIDVDLWGKTASALEKVNIWDSDQSCSEFLHQQNLLMTERRQIIEMLQGFHAAPIQALSAHAIRRSDYSSSQMDGNRQSRLSNGYSEIITHLEKSMRSMHGHILLNSPVKRIVWQPGSVEIFMSHDDGEEVHRADSAVITLPLGVLKHGDIEFHPALHEKHEAIHGLGFGTVTKVILLFTERWWKPDDIGLVHSYEERLPTWWSDSRGPLLTGWAGGPKGEELAGIPLPVLETIALESLSHIFGENKSSLKKLLRQTFSHDWINDRHVMGAYSYVPINGLDLPKLLAAPLKETLFFAGEAAIHDAQTGMTFNAYQSGVRAAHEVMAAEHHSNLKMAHHF, from the coding sequence ATGCGACACGGGAAATCAGTCATCGTCATCGGTGGAGGCATCTCCGGCCTTGCCGCTGCCCACGAGCTTCTTCAAGACGGCTGCCGCGTCACCGTGCTGGAAGCGAAGAACCGCTTGGGCGGCCGCATCCACACCTTGCACGACACCTCCTGCCCCATCGAACTCGGTGCCGAATTCGTTCATGGCCGTAGCGAGCCATTTTTGAGCTTTCTGAAAGAAGCTCATATCCCCATCGAACAAGGCCCTGAAGATAATCACGTCCTGACGAACGGTCAGTTGATCGATGTCGATCTCTGGGGAAAAACGGCCTCTGCATTGGAAAAGGTGAACATCTGGGACAGTGATCAATCCTGTTCCGAATTCCTTCATCAACAGAATCTCCTGATGACTGAGCGCCGACAGATCATCGAGATGCTGCAAGGCTTTCACGCCGCTCCCATTCAGGCATTAAGCGCCCATGCGATCCGTCGCTCAGATTACAGTTCCTCCCAAATGGATGGCAACCGCCAGTCCCGCTTGAGCAATGGCTATAGTGAGATAATCACTCATTTGGAGAAAAGCATGCGATCGATGCACGGCCATATCCTCTTGAACTCGCCCGTTAAGCGTATCGTCTGGCAGCCCGGCTCCGTTGAGATTTTCATGTCCCACGATGATGGGGAGGAAGTGCATCGTGCAGATTCAGCCGTGATCACGCTTCCACTCGGTGTATTAAAGCATGGCGATATCGAGTTTCATCCTGCCCTACATGAGAAACACGAAGCTATCCACGGGCTTGGCTTTGGCACCGTTACTAAAGTCATCCTGCTCTTCACCGAACGCTGGTGGAAGCCCGATGACATCGGACTAGTTCACTCCTATGAGGAACGGTTGCCTACCTGGTGGAGCGATTCACGCGGCCCGCTCCTGACCGGTTGGGCAGGTGGTCCCAAAGGCGAGGAGCTGGCTGGCATCCCCTTGCCTGTTCTGGAAACCATCGCGCTCGAATCGCTCAGCCACATCTTCGGTGAAAACAAATCGTCACTGAAAAAACTGCTGCGCCAGACCTTCTCACACGATTGGATCAATGATCGGCATGTCATGGGAGCCTACAGTTATGTTCCCATCAATGGTCTGGATTTGCCCAAGCTCCTTGCTGCTCCCCTTAAGGAAACCCTCTTCTTCGCCGGTGAAGCCGCCATCCACGACGCGCAGACCGGCATGACCTTTAACGCTTATCAGAGCGGCGTCCGTGCCGCTCATGAAGTGATGGCTGCCGAGCATCATTCCAACCTCAAGATGGCACATCATTTTTGA
- a CDS encoding mechanosensitive ion channel domain-containing protein: protein MLWVLLIREDAATNPSLTLMLIFSLRKAATFLILFWLVYRLIKTAEIVLLAWASSNERKWDDVLAAVIIRAMRLIIPLLAITLIVPMLNIPPEYHQFFKQGAALLLIAAIGFILFQLADTAEKAVLTQYRIDMKDNLAMRKVQTQVQVLKRVVVILILVFTMASMLMVFDSVRQLGTSLLASAGVVGIVIGFAAQRSIASLLAGIQIAFTQPIRIDDQVNIENEVGKIEEITLTYVVVNLWDSRRLIVPINYFIEKPFQNWTRTGADMLGTVLLQVDYTLPIAPVREEFYRILENSPHWDRRVKALQVTDSKESNMEIRCLASAGSSGSAFDLRCEVRERLIDFLQKNYPQCLPRLRIDMINGGIVEKTDDAPAPAKKMS, encoded by the coding sequence ATGTTATGGGTTCTGTTGATCCGTGAAGATGCCGCCACAAATCCATCACTCACTTTGATGCTCATCTTTTCCCTGCGCAAAGCGGCGACCTTTCTCATCCTGTTCTGGCTGGTTTACCGGCTCATCAAAACTGCAGAGATCGTTCTACTTGCTTGGGCCAGCTCCAATGAACGCAAATGGGATGACGTCCTTGCCGCTGTGATAATCCGGGCAATGCGCCTTATCATTCCTCTGCTGGCCATCACCTTGATCGTGCCGATGCTGAACATCCCACCGGAATATCATCAGTTCTTCAAGCAAGGTGCCGCCTTGCTCCTCATCGCGGCCATCGGCTTCATCCTGTTCCAATTGGCGGACACCGCGGAAAAAGCTGTGCTGACCCAATATCGCATCGACATGAAAGACAATCTCGCGATGCGCAAGGTGCAGACTCAGGTACAAGTGTTAAAGCGCGTGGTCGTCATCCTCATCTTGGTGTTCACTATGGCGTCCATGCTCATGGTTTTCGATTCCGTCCGTCAGCTGGGCACTAGCCTGCTCGCATCGGCGGGAGTTGTCGGCATCGTGATCGGTTTTGCCGCGCAACGCAGCATCGCTTCGCTTCTCGCGGGAATCCAGATCGCCTTCACCCAGCCCATCCGTATCGATGACCAAGTGAACATCGAAAACGAAGTCGGCAAGATCGAGGAGATCACCCTTACCTACGTGGTCGTGAATCTGTGGGATTCACGCCGCCTCATCGTTCCCATCAATTACTTCATCGAAAAACCCTTCCAAAACTGGACCCGTACCGGGGCTGACATGCTGGGCACTGTCCTTCTGCAGGTGGACTACACTTTGCCCATCGCACCGGTGAGGGAGGAATTCTATCGCATCTTGGAGAACTCGCCTCATTGGGACAGGCGCGTGAAGGCACTGCAAGTGACCGACTCCAAAGAATCGAACATGGAGATCCGCTGTCTGGCCAGTGCCGGCAGCTCCGGATCCGCTTTCGACCTGCGCTGTGAAGTCCGTGAGAGACTGATCGATTTCCTTCAGAAAAATTATCCACAATGCCTGCCACGCTTACGCATCGATATGATCAACGGTGGCATTGTCGAGAAGACGGACGACGCACCTGCACCCGCTAAAAAGATGTCCTAG
- the treY gene encoding malto-oligosyltrehalose synthase, translating into MKSSGSILRVPSATYRLQFNAGYTFQQAAVLVDYLHELGITDCYCSPLFAAPPDSNHGYDVCDFTVLNPVLGSEKDWNDFVTKTQAKGMGLLVDFVPNHMGAIPQYNHWWADVLENGAQSPYATYFDIDWKAPHLPVKDRLLLPILGDHYGKCLERGDINLVYEAGRFQIAIGDLRLPVSLSSHRLILESTLPVLESRCRRRMEGILNLLPWEGEIIKPARISEAKRRLAELAEDECYNAFLIHHAASFGANDDKGGLERLHELLEQQSYRLVYWHSGTRTANYRRFFDVDSLAALRMELPEVFAATHRLLLKLIGEGQVTGLRLDHVDGLASPEEYLRRLQAAIAQAKGVTEASDGRPFYVLVEKITMVDEPLRSTWPVAGTSGYEFAREVTGVLVQKENETQIDRIYRGFTGRVQPFAEGVRDAKKLVMGLAMSKEISGLSRLLQKCAEQRPVARDILYEDLQAAVRETMAAMKVYRTYCVPGQTVTNEDRKIITEAIKTARSANPELEPMAWEFLQQVLLGDAALGGSPTEQERLFARRFQQTTGAVMAKGFEDTVFYVFNRLNALNEVGGKPDNFGLSVAEFHRLNGERLRSWPYTMVTTSTHDTKVSEDVRARLAVISELPEEWERFLSEASKLNRSCKQEIAGHLAPDANEEYLFYQMLLGTWPLENFTAESRKEYCERLNAYMTKALNEAKVNTRWDKRNEAWEQATMDFIEALVIGKNPVFTKLFSEFSSRIAEWGAVNSLSQLLLKMTVPGVPDFYQGNELWQFILVDPDNRRQIDYNLRQRMMAEINGQGAAELFANWRTGGIKMFLTKTVLRFRREHQELFDKGDYQPMRCEGKFADSCLSFTRVYGEKKLVVLTTRVGMPIGYPPTGKEWENTSVDLAGLGSAGFRDLLTGSELKGGKIGLAEVFHTLPFAVLYADA; encoded by the coding sequence ATGAAATCATCTGGCTCCATTCTTCGTGTGCCCTCTGCTACGTACCGGTTGCAGTTCAATGCGGGCTATACCTTTCAGCAAGCCGCCGTACTGGTGGACTATCTTCATGAACTGGGCATCACGGACTGTTATTGTTCGCCGCTGTTTGCGGCTCCGCCCGATAGCAATCATGGCTACGATGTCTGTGATTTCACGGTGTTGAATCCAGTCTTGGGCTCAGAAAAAGACTGGAATGATTTCGTCACAAAGACACAGGCGAAAGGGATGGGGCTGCTCGTTGATTTTGTGCCGAACCACATGGGAGCCATTCCGCAGTATAACCATTGGTGGGCGGATGTTTTGGAGAATGGCGCCCAATCTCCCTACGCCACGTATTTCGATATCGATTGGAAAGCTCCGCATCTCCCGGTGAAAGACCGTCTGCTGTTGCCCATCTTGGGTGATCATTACGGCAAATGTCTTGAGCGGGGCGATATCAATCTGGTCTATGAGGCCGGGCGTTTTCAAATCGCAATCGGTGATTTGCGATTACCCGTTTCCCTGAGTAGCCACCGGCTGATCCTCGAATCAACATTGCCCGTGCTGGAATCTAGATGCCGTCGGCGCATGGAAGGGATATTGAATTTGCTGCCTTGGGAAGGGGAGATCATCAAGCCGGCACGGATCAGTGAGGCCAAGCGTAGACTGGCTGAATTGGCGGAAGATGAGTGTTACAACGCCTTTCTTATACACCATGCTGCAAGCTTCGGAGCCAATGATGATAAAGGCGGTCTGGAACGTTTGCATGAATTGCTGGAACAACAGTCATATCGGCTGGTGTATTGGCATTCAGGGACGCGCACGGCGAATTACCGGAGATTCTTCGATGTCGATTCCTTGGCTGCCTTGCGCATGGAGTTGCCAGAAGTTTTTGCGGCGACACACCGTTTGCTGCTGAAACTTATCGGCGAAGGGCAAGTGACCGGTTTGCGTCTGGATCATGTAGATGGCTTGGCCAGCCCCGAGGAATATCTGCGCCGGTTGCAGGCGGCGATTGCCCAAGCCAAAGGTGTGACCGAAGCCAGTGATGGCCGGCCTTTTTACGTGCTAGTGGAAAAAATTACGATGGTGGATGAACCTCTTCGATCTACCTGGCCCGTGGCGGGGACGAGCGGTTATGAGTTCGCCCGTGAAGTGACGGGAGTCTTGGTGCAGAAAGAAAATGAGACGCAGATCGACCGGATTTATCGCGGATTCACCGGTCGTGTGCAGCCCTTTGCCGAAGGTGTTCGTGATGCGAAGAAGCTGGTGATGGGGCTGGCGATGAGCAAGGAGATCAGCGGATTAAGCCGTTTGCTGCAAAAGTGCGCGGAACAGCGCCCTGTCGCGAGGGATATTCTCTATGAGGACTTGCAAGCGGCTGTGCGGGAAACCATGGCCGCGATGAAAGTATATCGGACCTATTGCGTGCCTGGCCAGACCGTCACAAATGAGGACCGGAAAATCATCACGGAGGCGATCAAGACAGCACGTTCAGCCAATCCGGAACTCGAACCCATGGCATGGGAGTTTTTGCAGCAAGTATTGTTGGGAGATGCGGCTTTAGGCGGTTCACCGACGGAACAGGAAAGGTTGTTTGCACGCCGCTTTCAACAAACGACCGGAGCTGTGATGGCCAAGGGGTTTGAAGATACGGTTTTCTACGTGTTCAACCGGTTGAATGCTTTGAATGAAGTGGGTGGCAAGCCGGACAACTTTGGTCTTTCGGTGGCTGAGTTTCACCGGTTGAACGGAGAAAGATTGCGCTCTTGGCCGTATACCATGGTGACGACATCCACTCACGATACGAAAGTCAGTGAGGACGTACGGGCCCGGCTGGCAGTGATCTCAGAATTGCCTGAAGAATGGGAGCGTTTCTTGTCGGAAGCATCCAAGTTGAATCGCTCCTGTAAACAAGAGATCGCGGGGCACCTGGCTCCCGATGCCAATGAAGAATACCTCTTCTATCAAATGCTGCTGGGCACCTGGCCATTGGAGAATTTTACGGCGGAAAGCAGGAAAGAATATTGCGAGCGGTTGAATGCATACATGACGAAGGCATTGAACGAGGCAAAGGTGAATACCCGGTGGGACAAGCGAAATGAAGCGTGGGAGCAAGCGACCATGGATTTCATCGAAGCATTGGTGATAGGCAAGAACCCGGTATTCACAAAGCTGTTTTCGGAGTTCTCCTCCAGAATTGCCGAGTGGGGTGCGGTGAATTCTTTGAGCCAGCTTTTGCTCAAAATGACGGTTCCCGGTGTGCCGGATTTTTATCAAGGGAATGAATTGTGGCAGTTCATCCTGGTGGATCCCGACAATCGGCGGCAGATCGACTATAACCTGAGACAGAGGATGATGGCGGAGATCAACGGGCAAGGAGCGGCTGAACTGTTTGCGAACTGGCGGACAGGCGGCATCAAGATGTTTTTGACCAAGACGGTCTTGCGATTTCGCCGGGAACATCAAGAATTGTTTGATAAAGGGGACTATCAGCCAATGAGGTGTGAGGGGAAGTTTGCCGATTCCTGTCTCAGTTTCACCCGCGTATATGGAGAAAAGAAGCTGGTGGTTTTGACCACACGAGTGGGGATGCCGATAGGTTATCCGCCCACAGGCAAAGAATGGGAGAATACCTCAGTAGATCTCGCTGGATTGGGAAGCGCTGGCTTTCGTGATCTTTTGACGGGAAGTGAGTTGAAAGGCGGAAAAATTGGGCTCGCAGAGGTTTTTCACACGCTGCCTTTTGCTGTCTTATACGCTGATGCCTAG
- the treZ gene encoding malto-oligosyltrehalose trehalohydrolase: protein MNVVTQLWRHGPEITDTGVRYHFWSPEVHSVSVTVTAADSAERRILELHKDHDGWFSVEDAQGRAGDLYLFKLDDKTDLPDVASRYQPEGVRGPSQVVDSRSFQWRNPHWRSPKMEDLVIYELHLGTFTPEGTFLSAMERLDYLKELGVNAIEIMPVNAFPGARNWGYDTVLPYAPADCYGTPDDFRRLIDAAHGKGLVVILDVVYNHVCGEPNLLEASCAHYFHEEKGNEWGKCLNFDGEHSDPVREYFLQNIIYWMEEFRVDGFRLDAVHAIHDKSSVHILEEITQAVHARSGIVIAEDNSNDASRLRKAVDGGFGMNAMWADDFHHVMKMCLKPEHIAHFKSYEGTVDELVKTLNHGWLYRGQSFPYWGRTRGTECNDLHPSQFVYCISNHDQAGNRPLGERLNHLISPEAYRAASMLFLLSPYTPMLFMGQEWSASSPFVFFSNHGGKFGEGVSIGRCREFKQFGAEWPETVIENMPDPEMEQSFKVSKLNWEELIGPAQETVLLLYKQCFRLRREDPILALRDREHWRVWSENNILFLQYADDKGGSRLLVTCLWSEVLTYADWPLCVPWGKGWSVMMSSEEEGFGGKNGEHFDVSNRRFSFDRPISLLLASEA, encoded by the coding sequence ATGAATGTGGTCACTCAGCTATGGCGTCATGGCCCGGAGATCACTGATACCGGAGTCCGGTATCATTTCTGGAGTCCCGAGGTCCACAGTGTCTCCGTGACGGTCACTGCGGCTGATTCCGCCGAACGCCGCATTCTCGAATTGCATAAAGATCACGATGGTTGGTTCTCCGTGGAAGATGCTCAAGGGCGGGCAGGTGATCTCTACCTGTTCAAGCTGGATGATAAAACTGACTTGCCGGATGTTGCATCGCGCTATCAACCGGAAGGGGTGCGAGGACCTTCCCAAGTGGTGGATAGCCGCTCATTTCAGTGGCGCAATCCGCATTGGCGTTCGCCTAAAATGGAAGACCTTGTCATCTACGAACTCCACCTTGGCACCTTTACGCCAGAAGGAACATTTCTCTCAGCAATGGAGCGGTTGGATTACTTGAAAGAGTTGGGTGTGAACGCCATTGAGATCATGCCGGTCAACGCATTTCCCGGCGCTCGGAATTGGGGATACGATACTGTTTTGCCGTATGCACCGGCAGATTGTTACGGCACACCGGATGATTTCCGCCGTTTGATCGATGCGGCACACGGCAAGGGTTTGGTGGTGATTCTGGACGTTGTTTACAATCACGTCTGCGGTGAACCGAATCTGTTGGAAGCATCCTGCGCACATTATTTTCACGAAGAAAAAGGGAATGAGTGGGGGAAATGCCTGAACTTTGACGGTGAGCATTCCGATCCGGTGCGCGAATACTTCCTGCAAAACATCATCTATTGGATGGAAGAATTTCGCGTGGACGGATTCCGGCTGGATGCCGTGCATGCGATCCATGACAAATCTTCCGTTCACATTCTGGAGGAAATCACGCAAGCGGTTCACGCACGCAGCGGCATCGTGATCGCGGAAGATAACTCGAATGATGCATCCCGCTTGCGCAAGGCGGTTGACGGTGGATTCGGCATGAATGCCATGTGGGCGGATGATTTTCATCACGTCATGAAGATGTGTCTGAAGCCCGAACACATCGCGCATTTCAAGAGTTATGAGGGCACGGTGGATGAACTTGTCAAAACGCTGAACCATGGTTGGCTTTATCGCGGTCAGAGCTTTCCCTATTGGGGGCGAACGCGTGGAACAGAATGTAATGACCTGCATCCATCGCAATTCGTGTATTGCATCTCCAATCACGACCAAGCAGGGAATCGTCCTTTGGGAGAGCGTCTCAATCATCTCATATCGCCCGAGGCTTATCGTGCAGCTTCCATGCTGTTTCTCTTGAGCCCTTACACGCCGATGCTTTTCATGGGGCAGGAATGGTCGGCCAGCAGTCCCTTTGTTTTCTTTTCAAATCACGGCGGAAAGTTTGGCGAAGGTGTCAGCATAGGACGTTGCCGGGAGTTCAAGCAATTTGGAGCAGAATGGCCGGAGACAGTGATCGAGAACATGCCTGACCCTGAAATGGAACAGAGCTTCAAGGTCAGCAAATTAAATTGGGAAGAACTGATTGGGCCCGCCCAGGAAACCGTTTTACTGCTTTATAAACAATGCTTTCGCCTTCGTCGGGAGGATCCCATTCTCGCGCTCAGGGACCGTGAACATTGGCGTGTCTGGTCGGAGAATAACATCCTGTTTCTCCAATATGCTGATGACAAAGGTGGGTCGCGCCTCCTCGTGACGTGCTTGTGGAGCGAGGTTCTTACCTATGCCGATTGGCCGCTATGCGTGCCGTGGGGAAAAGGCTGGTCGGTGATGATGTCATCTGAAGAAGAGGGCTTTGGCGGAAAGAATGGAGAGCATTTTGATGTTTCGAACCGTCGGTTCTCCTTCGACCGTCCCATTTCGTTGCTGCTCGCTTCTGAAGCATGA